In Caproicibacterium amylolyticum, a genomic segment contains:
- a CDS encoding JAB domain-containing protein: protein MAAKGDNLHNGHRERLRARCRKDGLDSFEEHEVLELLLFYAIPYQDTNLLAHRLLQRFGSLAGVLDAPEEELQKVKGIGENTAFLLKILPSVYRRYQISLQKKVTYIAGETDAADYLQNWFVGRTHEFVLLMLLDARHRLLFCDTVNEGTATTANIYIRKIVQTAVQYEATFAFVAHNHPSGELLPSVQDLHATKLIYDALASVEVQLVDHIIVSQNDYLSLSQSEYFDYAIGLGTASDTERNVADPSTEQE from the coding sequence ATGGCGGCGAAAGGGGATAATCTGCATAATGGTCACCGTGAACGGCTGCGTGCGCGGTGCCGCAAGGATGGTCTGGACAGTTTTGAGGAACATGAAGTTTTAGAACTTCTGTTGTTTTATGCTATTCCATATCAGGATACCAATCTGTTGGCGCATCGTTTGCTGCAGCGATTCGGTTCGCTGGCCGGTGTACTGGATGCGCCAGAAGAAGAACTGCAAAAAGTTAAAGGAATAGGAGAAAATACTGCCTTCCTGTTAAAAATACTGCCATCTGTTTACCGCAGGTATCAAATCAGCCTGCAAAAAAAGGTGACCTATATTGCCGGCGAAACTGACGCTGCTGATTACCTGCAAAACTGGTTTGTTGGACGCACACATGAATTTGTGCTGCTGATGCTTCTGGATGCAAGGCACCGCCTTCTGTTTTGCGACACCGTAAACGAAGGCACAGCAACCACCGCTAATATTTACATCCGCAAAATTGTGCAGACTGCTGTACAGTATGAAGCAACTTTTGCCTTTGTGGCACACAATCATCCCAGTGGGGAGTTGCTGCCCTCTGTGCAGGATCTGCATGCAACAAAATTGATTTATGACGCATTGGCCAGTGTGGAAGTGCAGTTGGTTGATCATATTATTGTTTCGCAGAATGATTATCTTTCACTCAGTCAAAGTGAATATTTTGATTATGCAATCGGGCTGGGTACAGCATCTGATACGGAACGAAATGTTGCCGACCCAAGCACAGAACAGGAGTAA
- a CDS encoding RluA family pseudouridine synthase, with product MKTVTIEKNDAGQRLDKFLTKSYPNLPQSMLYKAIRKKDIKLGGKRCEISTRLQEGDVLSLYLKDEFLQQQPEQFDFLKAPEKLNILYEDDNILLLDKKPGLIVHPDEHYHFDSLIARVQHYLYTKGEYSPHDENSFAPALVNRIDRNTGGIVMAAKNAEALRILNQKVKDRELCKLYLCLVDGHLKSSEGILEGYLEKNEKQNRVYIHSHPAPGARTIRTKYRVLQEKKNASLVEVDLLTGRTHQIRAHMASIGHPLLGDGKYGTNAINKACGLKYQALYSYKLRFDFTTESGILSYLNGKEFEAKEIWFLPIFQQWP from the coding sequence ATGAAGACAGTTACCATCGAAAAAAATGACGCTGGTCAAAGGCTGGACAAATTTCTTACAAAGTCTTACCCTAATTTGCCGCAGTCAATGCTTTATAAAGCTATCCGAAAAAAAGACATTAAACTTGGCGGCAAGCGCTGTGAAATCAGCACCCGTCTGCAGGAAGGGGATGTCCTTTCCCTTTACCTGAAAGATGAGTTTCTGCAGCAGCAGCCTGAGCAGTTTGACTTTTTAAAGGCACCGGAAAAATTGAACATTTTATACGAGGATGATAATATCCTGTTGCTTGACAAGAAGCCAGGACTGATTGTTCACCCAGATGAACACTATCACTTCGATTCTCTGATTGCCCGCGTACAACATTACCTTTATACTAAAGGTGAGTACAGTCCACATGATGAGAACAGCTTTGCACCGGCTTTGGTCAACCGAATTGATCGAAACACAGGCGGCATTGTTATGGCAGCTAAAAACGCAGAGGCACTGCGCATCTTGAACCAGAAAGTTAAGGATCGTGAGCTTTGCAAGCTGTATCTCTGCCTTGTCGATGGGCACTTGAAATCCAGTGAAGGGATTCTTGAAGGGTACCTTGAAAAGAACGAGAAACAAAACCGTGTCTATATTCATTCTCATCCTGCGCCGGGAGCGCGAACCATCCGTACGAAATACCGTGTTTTACAGGAAAAAAAGAATGCTTCATTGGTCGAAGTAGATCTTTTAACTGGACGTACGCATCAGATACGCGCACATATGGCGAGCATTGGTCATCCACTCTTGGGAGATGGAAAATATGGCACTAATGCAATTAACAAAGCTTGCGGGCTAAAATATCAGGCACTGTATTCCTATAAACTGCGGTTTGATTTTACAACAGAATCCGGCATCCTTTCCTACTTGAATGGGAAAGAATTTGAAGCAAAGGAGATTTGGTTCCTGCCCATTTTTCAGCAGTGGCCCTAA
- a CDS encoding J domain-containing protein — MENYYDLLGLQPGCSKRQLKKAYHAAIRRLETGDLIGEERLEQAYRNINADRKHQKLEKKKHGFWKTSKESRARFTGPRGSEAAINVIKRFGFRELICALGVILISWAFYLLCSFVTPNLFPVSQYPLLAKTFSQRLVAAVTQLTLYVVLVIAYICHSLRRRTNGLRRLRLGFIFGCALLIVAFFVPQNQIGNTVSLLRDMKPLKQNTFAVTNNILLEDAFLQTKNSFGNLYTYKAGKSNKVFIPESLLEDPEGTVHQAVVTFLPHTHAAAKVNVRAMENHMFGSIGDCFFLDFPTNKNIKSIYLRRSDATLVIERTDSIGVVKAKLSELDLKDKNGQPVPFTITADKMAAAILPDDRLLVSFTVEDDDGHNTCVAAVIDQITGAIMGHWRLKGEFPFKLFSCADKYYLFTQSLVKTSFVDRVYYMQIYDPAQNKIVHTAPESYSLGSAPHIGSFDSNCVWISKHSNGEDPIGKFTVPKDLMN; from the coding sequence ATGGAAAATTATTATGATTTGTTGGGTTTGCAGCCCGGATGCAGCAAAAGGCAGCTGAAAAAGGCATATCATGCGGCAATCCGGCGTTTGGAAACAGGCGACCTGATTGGTGAAGAACGTCTTGAGCAGGCCTACAGAAATATTAATGCTGACAGAAAACATCAAAAACTCGAGAAAAAGAAACATGGTTTTTGGAAAACCTCAAAAGAATCCCGTGCGCGTTTTACAGGGCCGCGCGGCAGTGAAGCTGCTATAAACGTTATTAAGCGGTTTGGATTTCGGGAATTGATATGTGCGCTAGGTGTAATTTTAATTTCTTGGGCATTTTATTTACTTTGTTCTTTCGTAACCCCGAATTTGTTCCCTGTCAGCCAATATCCGCTTCTTGCGAAAACTTTCAGCCAGCGACTAGTTGCTGCTGTTACACAGTTGACGCTATATGTAGTATTGGTTATTGCGTATATCTGTCATTCTCTGCGCCGGCGAACAAATGGACTGCGCAGGTTACGGCTTGGCTTCATTTTTGGCTGTGCCTTATTGATTGTAGCGTTTTTTGTTCCGCAAAACCAAATTGGAAACACAGTTTCTTTGCTAAGGGACATGAAGCCACTCAAGCAGAATACTTTTGCTGTTACAAATAATATCCTGCTTGAAGATGCTTTTTTACAGACTAAAAATTCATTTGGCAACCTGTATACTTATAAAGCTGGAAAATCTAATAAGGTATTCATCCCGGAAAGCCTTTTGGAAGATCCGGAGGGCACAGTCCATCAGGCTGTTGTAACATTTTTGCCGCATACACACGCTGCGGCAAAAGTGAATGTGCGTGCAATGGAAAATCATATGTTTGGCAGTATCGGTGACTGTTTCTTCTTGGATTTTCCTACAAATAAAAACATTAAAAGTATCTATTTGCGCCGCAGCGATGCTACTTTAGTTATAGAGCGTACGGACAGCATTGGTGTGGTAAAGGCAAAACTGAGTGAACTTGATTTAAAGGATAAAAACGGGCAGCCGGTACCATTTACAATTACGGCAGATAAAATGGCAGCTGCGATACTTCCTGATGACCGTTTATTAGTGAGTTTTACAGTGGAAGATGATGATGGGCACAATACTTGTGTAGCGGCAGTAATTGACCAGATAACCGGGGCAATTATGGGCCATTGGCGGTTAAAAGGTGAGTTTCCATTCAAACTGTTTTCCTGTGCGGACAAGTATTATTTATTCACGCAGTCGCTTGTGAAAACCTCGTTTGTTGATCGCGTGTACTATATGCAGATTTATGATCCTGCACAGAACAAGATTGTTCATACAGCTCCGGAAAGCTATTCCCTTGGTTCCGCGCCGCACATCGGTTCTTTTGACAGCAACTGCGTTTGGATTTCCAAGCATAGCAATGGTGAAGACCCAATCGGAAAGTTTACGGTGCCCAAAGATCTGATGAACTAA
- the hisE gene encoding phosphoribosyl-ATP diphosphatase: MHDTFQELYDTVISRKDAEEEGSYTCYLFEKGLDKILKKVGEECSETIIAAKNGVKEETVGEISDLLYHLMVMMVNENIALDDVKAELDKRAEKTGNLKQFHQVNHNS, encoded by the coding sequence ATGCATGATACATTTCAGGAATTATATGACACTGTTATTAGTCGAAAAGATGCAGAAGAGGAGGGGTCCTACACCTGCTACCTTTTTGAAAAAGGACTCGATAAAATTTTGAAAAAAGTCGGGGAGGAATGCAGCGAAACCATCATTGCTGCCAAAAACGGTGTTAAAGAAGAAACCGTCGGTGAAATCTCCGATTTACTTTATCATCTGATGGTCATGATGGTAAACGAAAATATCGCCTTAGACGATGTAAAAGCCGAACTCGACAAACGCGCGGAAAAGACCGGGAATCTAAAGCAGTTCCATCAGGTTAACCACAACAGTTGA
- the hisI gene encoding phosphoribosyl-AMP cyclohydrolase, with amino-acid sequence MKPDLQTFDYNTYFQKSELLPAVVQEYSTNEVLMLAYMNRESLQKTLETGYTWFWSRSRQELWNKGATSGHLQKIVSITSDCDDDTLLVKVIQTGAACHTGHHSCFFHKIMEVTDNA; translated from the coding sequence ATGAAGCCTGATTTGCAGACATTTGATTACAACACATATTTTCAGAAAAGTGAACTTCTTCCCGCAGTTGTACAGGAATACAGCACCAATGAAGTCTTAATGCTGGCTTATATGAACCGGGAATCCCTGCAGAAAACGCTGGAAACAGGTTATACTTGGTTCTGGTCACGTTCCCGACAGGAACTGTGGAACAAAGGAGCTACTTCCGGCCATTTGCAAAAAATCGTTTCCATTACCAGCGACTGTGATGATGATACGCTGCTGGTAAAAGTCATTCAAACCGGCGCAGCCTGCCACACAGGACATCACAGCTGCTTTTTTCACAAAATTATGGAGGTTACTGACAATGCATGA
- the hisA gene encoding 1-(5-phosphoribosyl)-5-[(5-phosphoribosylamino)methylideneamino]imidazole-4-carboxamide isomerase yields the protein MLIFPAIDMKDGECVRLRRGDYATAQKVAENALQAAQSFEADGAKWLHMVDLNGAKDAHPVNASLVFQVAQNTGLKVEIGGGIRRMDTIEYYLNSGIARVILGSAALNNPDFTTEAIRTYGDKIVIGIDARDGFVAAEGWLETSSVDYIAFAKQMEQLGAQTIIFTDISRDGMLSGPNLEMLDKLNRAVSCNIVASGGIRNAKDITALRKLGLYGAICGKSLYSGTLKLADAVAAAGGQNEA from the coding sequence ATGCTGATTTTTCCGGCTATTGATATGAAAGACGGCGAATGCGTCCGGCTACGCCGCGGTGACTATGCAACTGCACAGAAAGTCGCTGAAAACGCATTGCAAGCTGCGCAGTCCTTTGAAGCCGATGGGGCAAAATGGCTGCATATGGTAGATTTGAACGGTGCAAAGGATGCTCATCCCGTCAATGCTTCTTTGGTATTTCAAGTGGCGCAGAATACCGGATTAAAAGTGGAAATCGGCGGCGGCATCCGCCGCATGGACACAATTGAATACTACCTGAACAGCGGTATTGCCCGCGTAATTCTTGGTTCCGCCGCACTGAACAATCCCGATTTTACAACCGAAGCGATTCGCACCTATGGAGATAAAATCGTCATTGGAATTGACGCAAGGGATGGATTTGTGGCAGCAGAGGGTTGGTTGGAAACGTCTTCTGTAGATTATATTGCGTTTGCAAAACAGATGGAGCAGCTTGGCGCACAAACCATTATTTTTACGGATATTTCACGGGACGGCATGCTTTCCGGCCCCAATCTTGAAATGCTGGACAAGTTAAACCGAGCGGTTTCCTGCAATATCGTTGCCAGCGGCGGTATCCGCAACGCAAAGGATATTACTGCACTGCGGAAGCTGGGGCTATACGGTGCTATCTGCGGTAAATCCCTGTACTCCGGTACGCTAAAGCTTGCCGATGCGGTTGCTGCCGCAGGAGGGCAAAATGAAGCCTGA
- the hisB gene encoding imidazoleglycerol-phosphate dehydratase HisB codes for MCTAKQTRKTKETNITVELCLDGGSVEVSTGIGFFDHMLTAFAVHGGFGLKLHAEGDLFVDCHHTVEDTGIVLGKAFAEALGDKSGIARYGSFYIPMDEALAFTSLDVSGRPYLVFHGEFEQERVGDFDSCMTEEFLRAFAVNSGITLHTSVLYGANAHHEIEAVFKSLGHALQQAVTKRDGTLSTKGVL; via the coding sequence ATGTGTACAGCAAAACAAACCCGCAAAACCAAAGAAACAAATATTACAGTTGAACTCTGCCTGGACGGCGGTTCTGTAGAAGTATCCACCGGCATCGGCTTTTTTGACCATATGCTTACCGCGTTTGCAGTACACGGCGGATTTGGCCTGAAACTGCATGCAGAAGGAGATTTGTTTGTAGATTGCCATCACACTGTTGAAGATACCGGGATTGTACTTGGCAAAGCTTTTGCCGAGGCATTGGGGGATAAAAGTGGCATTGCCCGCTATGGTTCTTTTTACATTCCGATGGATGAAGCGCTTGCCTTTACCAGCCTGGATGTCAGCGGCAGACCGTATCTGGTGTTTCACGGCGAATTTGAACAGGAACGCGTTGGGGACTTTGATAGCTGCATGACCGAAGAATTTCTGCGCGCGTTTGCTGTCAACTCCGGCATCACACTGCACACCAGTGTCCTTTACGGGGCAAATGCACACCATGAAATTGAAGCTGTTTTCAAATCCCTTGGTCATGCTCTGCAGCAGGCCGTTACTAAGCGTGATGGAACCCTTTCTACAAAAGGTGTTCTGTAA
- a CDS encoding pyridoxal phosphate-dependent aminotransferase, with the protein MAYQLNEKLSRLEPYIPVEETAGIIHLDANESFLNLPQALLQKASESVLQTSFNRYPDPYAGELCEAFADYYHVDAAHVTAGNGSDELISILVSNFLMKGETVVTTAPDFSMYTFYPKLAETNCVEVCKGDGFTVTPEELIQKVKETNARMLLFSNPCNPTSLGLTKEQVLQVVQNVNALVVVDEAYMDFWHASQSVLGEESQYDNLMILKTCSKMGLAAIRLGFAVANEKLTGVFHSAKSPYNVNTLTQRIGALALREQDTLKSNTEAIKSARDELQAGMSAVLEHHPNAFQLYKSCTNFVTLRLPPAAELHAYLMERNISVRKFPGFLRVTAGSKEENTAYLTALENFFQEET; encoded by the coding sequence ATGGCCTATCAACTGAATGAAAAACTGAGCAGACTGGAGCCATATATTCCGGTAGAAGAAACTGCCGGAATCATACATCTGGATGCAAATGAATCTTTCTTGAATCTGCCGCAGGCATTGCTGCAAAAGGCTTCTGAATCTGTGCTGCAAACTTCTTTTAACCGTTACCCTGACCCATATGCCGGTGAATTGTGCGAGGCATTCGCGGATTATTATCATGTGGATGCAGCACATGTTACAGCGGGGAATGGGTCTGATGAGTTAATCAGCATTCTGGTTTCCAACTTTTTGATGAAAGGGGAAACCGTCGTTACAACCGCGCCTGACTTTTCCATGTATACTTTCTACCCAAAGCTTGCTGAAACCAACTGTGTTGAGGTTTGCAAGGGAGACGGCTTCACTGTAACACCGGAAGAATTGATTCAAAAAGTAAAAGAAACCAATGCACGAATGCTTCTTTTCAGTAACCCCTGCAATCCAACTTCGCTTGGACTTACCAAAGAACAAGTACTGCAGGTAGTACAAAATGTGAACGCATTGGTTGTAGTTGACGAAGCTTATATGGACTTTTGGCATGCATCACAGTCTGTATTGGGTGAAGAATCGCAATACGACAATTTGATGATTTTAAAAACCTGCTCTAAAATGGGTTTGGCAGCAATCCGGCTTGGCTTTGCTGTTGCAAACGAAAAGCTGACCGGCGTTTTCCACTCCGCCAAATCGCCTTACAATGTCAACACACTCACTCAGCGTATCGGTGCGTTGGCTTTGCGCGAACAGGACACTTTAAAATCGAACACAGAAGCAATCAAAAGTGCGCGGGATGAACTGCAGGCTGGCATGAGTGCTGTACTTGAACACCACCCAAATGCGTTTCAACTTTACAAAAGCTGCACTAATTTTGTTACTCTGCGCCTGCCGCCTGCTGCCGAGCTGCATGCCTATCTTATGGAACGCAACATTTCCGTGCGGAAGTTTCCTGGTTTCCTGCGCGTAACGGCGGGCAGCAAAGAAGAAAACACTGCGTACTTAACTGCACTGGAAAATTTCTTTCAGGAGGAAACCTGA
- the hisD gene encoding histidinol dehydrogenase, which translates to MIQVVRQGGDFARDFVQKFRSRSEAAGKKVDATVAAILENVKANGDAAVREYTLKFDGSIPETVEVSHAQMEQLVKECDPAFLSALQKAAKNIEDFHARQKQQSWLQPRADGVMMGQRIRGLHRVGLYVPGGTAAYPSSVLMNAIPAKIAGVEELIMVTPPGKGGKPNPNIMAAALTAGVDRVFLVGGAQAVAALAYGTEAIPKVDKIVGPGNIYVATAKRQLYGTVDIDMVAGPSEILIVADETAKPAYLAADLMSQAEHDRMASAVLLTTSEKIADETVKELYQQIETLSRKDIIEDSLDHFGAVILCSSMDEAVEFANDLAPEHLELCAKNPMEYIGKIDNAGSVFLGNYSPEPLGDYFAGPNHVLPTSGTARFFSPLSVDSFVKKSSFIYYTKEALAPVSDDIMKLAQTEGLTAHANSIKVRK; encoded by the coding sequence ATGATTCAGGTTGTCAGGCAGGGCGGTGACTTTGCCCGCGATTTCGTACAAAAATTCCGTTCTCGCAGTGAAGCTGCCGGAAAAAAAGTAGACGCCACTGTTGCAGCGATCCTTGAAAATGTCAAAGCAAATGGTGATGCGGCAGTTCGTGAGTATACATTGAAATTTGACGGCTCCATACCAGAAACTGTAGAAGTCAGCCATGCTCAAATGGAACAACTGGTAAAAGAATGTGACCCCGCATTTCTTTCCGCACTGCAAAAAGCCGCGAAAAACATCGAAGATTTTCACGCCCGCCAAAAACAGCAGAGCTGGCTTCAGCCGCGTGCAGACGGCGTTATGATGGGGCAGCGCATTCGTGGTTTGCACCGCGTCGGCCTTTATGTACCCGGCGGCACGGCGGCATATCCCAGCAGTGTGCTGATGAATGCCATTCCTGCGAAAATTGCCGGCGTAGAGGAACTGATCATGGTAACGCCGCCCGGCAAAGGCGGCAAGCCGAACCCCAACATTATGGCCGCCGCACTGACCGCCGGTGTAGACCGTGTTTTTCTGGTTGGCGGCGCTCAGGCAGTGGCTGCATTGGCTTATGGAACTGAAGCCATCCCAAAAGTTGACAAAATTGTTGGCCCCGGCAATATTTATGTGGCAACCGCTAAGCGCCAGCTGTACGGCACAGTAGATATCGATATGGTGGCAGGCCCCAGCGAAATTTTAATTGTTGCTGATGAAACTGCGAAGCCCGCTTACCTTGCAGCTGACCTGATGAGTCAGGCAGAACATGACCGCATGGCCTCTGCAGTGCTGCTGACTACCAGTGAAAAGATTGCGGATGAAACCGTAAAAGAGTTGTACCAGCAGATTGAAACACTTTCTCGCAAAGACATAATTGAGGATTCGCTGGATCATTTCGGCGCGGTCATTCTCTGCAGCAGCATGGATGAAGCTGTGGAATTTGCTAACGACCTTGCACCGGAACATTTGGAACTGTGCGCAAAGAATCCAATGGAGTATATCGGCAAAATCGACAATGCTGGCAGTGTTTTCCTCGGCAATTATTCGCCGGAACCGCTGGGTGACTACTTCGCCGGCCCGAACCATGTGCTTCCCACCAGCGGTACTGCACGCTTTTTCTCACCGCTTTCCGTTGACAGCTTTGTCAAAAAATCCAGCTTTATTTATTACACAAAAGAAGCACTGGCACCGGTCAGCGATGACATCATGAAACTCGCTCAAACAGAGGGTCTGACTGCACACGCCAACAGCATTAAAGTGAGGAAATAA
- the hisG gene encoding ATP phosphoribosyltransferase: MKPLRIALTKGRLEQDTVALLDQIGINCDSVRNKGRKLILPVGDGSIEVVLAKAADVITYVNHGVCDLGVVGKDTILEAGGSFYELLDLGFGKCRFALAGPVDRDFFAGYHTKIIASKYPNVAHSYFEGKAMNVRIIKIEGSVELAPLLGLSDAIVDIVETGTTLKENGLAVIDTICRISARLIANSASLKLRKAEIEDLVSRMEKAKEEQK, encoded by the coding sequence ATGAAACCGCTTCGCATTGCATTGACAAAAGGCAGACTGGAGCAGGATACCGTTGCACTGCTTGATCAAATCGGAATTAACTGTGACTCGGTCCGCAACAAAGGCCGCAAACTGATTCTTCCGGTGGGGGACGGCTCCATTGAAGTTGTGCTGGCAAAAGCTGCCGATGTAATTACCTATGTGAACCATGGTGTATGTGACCTTGGTGTAGTTGGCAAAGACACAATTTTGGAAGCTGGCGGCAGTTTTTATGAACTGCTCGATTTGGGTTTTGGCAAGTGCCGGTTTGCATTGGCAGGTCCAGTTGACCGAGATTTTTTTGCAGGCTATCATACAAAAATCATTGCCAGCAAGTACCCCAATGTAGCTCACAGCTATTTTGAGGGGAAGGCAATGAATGTCCGCATTATCAAGATAGAGGGAAGTGTGGAACTTGCCCCGCTTCTGGGCCTTTCCGATGCAATCGTTGATATTGTGGAAACAGGCACAACACTGAAAGAAAACGGACTCGCGGTTATTGACACAATTTGCCGCATTTCCGCGCGGCTTATTGCAAATTCTGCCAGTCTAAAACTTCGGAAAGCGGAAATTGAAGATTTGGTGTCCCGCATGGAAAAGGCAAAGGAGGAACAGAAATGA
- the hisZ gene encoding ATP phosphoribosyltransferase regulatory subunit: protein MKKNNMITPEGTRDLLFEECLARRAVENKLTAAFRTRGYNEVMTSGLEFYDVFDPESSGISPEEMYKMSDRRGRLLVMRPDSTMPIARLVATRLQNHQLPLRLFYTQPVYRSNPGLAGRLDENAQAGIELMGASGIRADLEVLTTAVEALSACSPDFRLELGHAGFFRELARQLPITEEQREDIRSAIETKNYAALDTTLDAIPQTAAVAGMRRLPRLFGGEEVFEQAQEVCPTETAKMTLSYLHKIYHAVQDLGLGNRVIVDLGLVQRNDYYTDIIFTAYTEGYGDSILMGGRYDNLLAHFNCPMPAIGFGINVDALTRIALAHGHFSAPPAAQILVYSENGYSIKALSHARALTKQGLRCETSVAETQAEAEAYAHSIGIRRLDVVGAKITEVLL from the coding sequence ATGAAAAAGAACAACATGATTACGCCAGAGGGTACGCGTGACCTTCTCTTTGAGGAATGTCTTGCCCGCCGCGCAGTGGAAAACAAACTGACTGCCGCATTTCGTACACGCGGATACAATGAAGTCATGACCTCCGGTTTGGAGTTTTATGATGTTTTTGACCCGGAATCCTCCGGTATCAGTCCGGAAGAAATGTATAAGATGTCAGACCGCCGCGGTCGTTTACTTGTAATGCGGCCTGATTCCACTATGCCGATTGCGCGCCTTGTTGCCACGCGTCTGCAGAATCATCAGCTGCCGCTGCGGTTGTTTTATACACAGCCGGTTTACCGCAGCAATCCCGGCCTTGCCGGTCGGCTGGATGAAAACGCGCAGGCAGGCATCGAACTGATGGGAGCCTCTGGCATTCGTGCTGACTTGGAGGTTTTGACAACCGCAGTTGAGGCACTTTCTGCCTGCTCACCGGACTTCCGGCTGGAACTTGGCCATGCGGGCTTCTTCCGTGAACTGGCACGTCAGCTTCCCATTACAGAAGAACAGAGGGAAGACATCCGCAGTGCAATCGAAACGAAAAATTATGCCGCACTGGATACCACTTTGGATGCCATTCCGCAGACTGCCGCGGTGGCCGGAATGCGTCGCCTGCCGCGGCTTTTCGGTGGGGAAGAAGTGTTTGAACAGGCACAGGAAGTTTGCCCAACCGAAACAGCAAAAATGACACTCTCATACTTACACAAAATTTACCATGCTGTTCAGGACCTCGGATTAGGTAATCGCGTCATTGTGGACTTAGGACTTGTGCAGCGCAACGACTACTATACAGATATTATTTTTACCGCCTACACAGAAGGTTATGGCGACTCGATTCTGATGGGTGGCAGATATGACAATCTGTTGGCACACTTTAACTGCCCTATGCCGGCTATCGGCTTTGGCATCAATGTAGATGCACTGACCCGTATAGCACTGGCACACGGTCATTTCAGTGCACCGCCAGCCGCTCAGATACTTGTTTACAGCGAAAATGGTTATTCTATTAAAGCACTTTCCCACGCACGCGCGCTCACGAAGCAGGGGCTGCGCTGCGAAACCAGTGTTGCTGAAACGCAGGCAGAAGCAGAAGCATATGCCCACTCTATCGGCATACGCAGACTTGACGTTGTCGGCGCAAAGATTACGGAGGTGCTTTTATGA